One region of Termitidicoccus mucosus genomic DNA includes:
- a CDS encoding type II toxin-antitoxin system VapC family toxin yields the protein MIYLPDTNAVSAYMRGDNPKLVQKMQEYFGELCLSVIVLSEREFGVTKGTSAHARLKLAELAQTLPVEPFTRDDCTHYAAIRHDLESRGMGIGPMDTLIAAHALRLGATVVTRNVSEFRRVSGLKVENWQE from the coding sequence ATGATTTACTTGCCCGACACCAACGCGGTCTCCGCGTATATGCGCGGAGACAACCCGAAGCTCGTGCAGAAGATGCAGGAGTATTTCGGAGAACTGTGCCTCTCGGTGATCGTCCTCTCTGAACGAGAATTCGGGGTGACGAAGGGAACCAGCGCGCATGCCCGACTGAAGCTCGCCGAGTTGGCCCAGACATTGCCGGTGGAGCCATTCACCCGTGACGACTGCACCCACTATGCTGCGATCCGTCACGATCTGGAATCGCGAGGCATGGGCATCGGGCCGATGGACACACTGATCGCAGCTCATGCCCTCCGCCTCGGCGCGACGGTTGTTACCCGCAACGTCAGCGAATTCCGCCGCGTGAGCGGACTAAAGGTTGAAAACTGGCAGGAGTAG
- a CDS encoding DUF433 domain-containing protein, producing MILGWDSCSAVSRSPEVVGGIPVFKGTRVPVTALFENLEDGATVLDFLQWFPGGTKQQVDAVLEFAARSLRVWSWKSSWIRERLRRCAIICQAMSWRPPTSVAEVPRSTATR from the coding sequence ATGATTCTGGGTTGGGACAGTTGCAGTGCCGTGAGTCGTTCGCCGGAGGTGGTGGGCGGGATTCCTGTGTTCAAGGGAACCCGCGTGCCTGTGACCGCTCTTTTTGAGAACCTTGAGGATGGCGCCACGGTTTTGGATTTCTTGCAGTGGTTTCCGGGGGGCACGAAGCAGCAGGTGGATGCCGTGCTGGAATTTGCCGCAAGGAGCCTGCGCGTGTGGTCGTGGAAATCCTCTTGGATCAGGGAACGCCTGCGCCGTTGCGCGATTATCTGTCAGGCCATGTCGTGGAGACCGCCCACGAGCGTGGCTGAGGTGCCAAGGTCAACGGCGACTCGTTGA
- a CDS encoding nucleotidyltransferase domain-containing protein: MIVFFLNTIVLKINTMNYLTALFPSARAEIIRLLFSDSSRSLHLRELARLSKLTTGALQGEVNKLNGTGLLLARRDGNRLYFSANPKHPLYPELHGIALKTTGLIAQVTQALDGLAGIEQAFVFGSFASGTAGPQSDVDLFAIGSTGLRRLVPRLRPVADALGREINPYVISAKSFTAKAKSKDAFITSVLNSPKRWIIGNDHELENLAK, encoded by the coding sequence ATGATTGTATTTTTTTTAAATACGATTGTGTTAAAAATTAATACGATGAATTACCTCACCGCACTTTTCCCTTCGGCAAGGGCCGAAATCATCCGGCTCCTTTTTTCCGATTCGAGCCGGTCGCTCCATCTCCGCGAACTGGCCCGCCTGAGCAAGCTGACCACGGGGGCGCTCCAAGGGGAGGTGAACAAACTCAACGGCACGGGTTTGCTTCTGGCGCGACGTGATGGCAACCGCCTCTATTTCAGTGCCAACCCGAAGCATCCGCTTTATCCTGAACTGCACGGCATCGCCCTGAAAACAACAGGACTGATTGCGCAGGTTACCCAAGCCCTCGATGGGCTTGCCGGCATTGAACAAGCCTTTGTCTTCGGCTCGTTCGCATCCGGCACCGCCGGGCCGCAAAGCGATGTTGACCTTTTTGCCATCGGTTCGACCGGCCTGCGTCGGCTCGTGCCGCGCCTGCGTCCTGTCGCGGACGCACTGGGACGTGAAATCAATCCTTATGTGATTTCTGCAAAATCATTCACTGCAAAGGCAAAATCCAAGGATGCTTTCATCACGAGTGTCCTTAACTCACCCAAACGCTGGATAATTGGAAACGACCATGAGCTTGAAAACCTGGCAAAATAA